Genomic window (Magnetococcales bacterium):
GTCATCCATTTTGTCTGTCAAATCAATGCACCCTGCTGAACCAGGAGTCCACCCCCCATGAATCGTAAACCCGGAACGATTATAGGTCTCCACTCCTGGCGCAGGTTTCAACCAAACACGATGATCACCCCATGATACTGTTCCCCCTGGCCATTTTCCTATATTTTTCTTGAGGATTTTATCAACTTTTAAAGCTCTAAGCCCTCCTCCAATCCACGACGTAGCTTGCTCTGACATGGTAAGATCATTAAACTTCTGGTGATTTTTTTGTTTGACATCCCACTTACCCTCAGGTATTGGGCCCATCGCTGCCATGTCTTGATATTTTGCATCTTGAAACTCATCTTTTCCCGACACACCCGCCCAGCTTTTGACCTTCTTGCCATCCACAAAATGCGCAAGTTCATCCCCATTGAAGGCCAGCCAACTTTTGACTCCTGGCTCTGGTGGCTCTGCAACACCAGGAAACACAGATACCACTCGGGTCGTTTTGGGTACGGACATCATCTGGCTCAATGATTGACCAACATTTCGTACAGACTCCTTCACCTGGTTGACAATCCGATTGCCTGCTTCCGTCATGTAAGCTGCATGCATCGCCCCGGGCACTCTGGACAACCCAGTTGATCCACCCCCTCCTGTACTGTACTCCTGAGGAGGCAGTGTCGGCATCGGCTGCTGTTGGGTCTGGGTCATCATGGCAGCCTGTTGCGGCCAGGATTGGGTCTGGGTGTTGTTTTGATTCCCTTGCCCGCCCAGAAACTGGCCCAACTCATTGAAGGTTTTCCAGGCTGACTTGTGAAGATACATGCTGTCCGGATCAGACTGGCGGGAAGGCGCATCCATACCGAAATACTTTCGGTAAAAATCATGCGTATCCTCCAGATTTTTCGTGATACGACGCAAGGTGGTCGAGTCGCGTTGCCGCATGGTCAGATCAATATCATCCCCAAGATATTCCATATGCACCGGATCTCCGGTTGCATGCACCACCAAACTTTCATTGGCGGGATTCAGACCGGTCAGCCATCGCAAGCGTTGGCGTGTCTCATTGGCAGCCAGATATTGGTCATATTCCGTGTTGGCATTGTTCATCTTGTTGCTGCCGGTTTCCAGAATTTGATAGACCCGGTTCCTATGCTCATCTTCGTCGAAACCCATCTTCTTCTCCAAGTTATCATGGTCGATCCAGGTCCGCAAGCCAAATGCAGCATGCTGCAAGGCATTGCAGAAGACATGGCGGGGCCAAAGCCCCGCCATGGATTGTTACACTGACAGGCGTTGCCAGTTACAGACGTTGGCGGATTTCGGCCACCATTTGCGGCTTGATTTTGCTTTCCCAATTGCTGAGCAGGGCCTGTCGGTCTTCCGGGGGAGGTTGTGGTTGCCCCCGGTTGGGCATACCGGCATCTGGATTGTTGCCCGGTCCCTCTCTGTCTGGTGCTGGTTTGCGACCCATGGCACGATCCAGACGCCCGGAACGTGCCATTTCTCCCAGTTGGTTATAATCCTCCTGCACCTGTTTGGGATC
Coding sequences:
- a CDS encoding DUF2778 domain-containing protein, whose product is MGFDEDEHRNRVYQILETGSNKMNNANTEYDQYLAANETRQRLRWLTGLNPANESLVVHATGDPVHMEYLGDDIDLTMRQRDSTTLRRITKNLEDTHDFYRKYFGMDAPSRQSDPDSMYLHKSAWKTFNELGQFLGGQGNQNNTQTQSWPQQAAMMTQTQQQPMPTLPPQEYSTGGGGSTGLSRVPGAMHAAYMTEAGNRIVNQVKESVRNVGQSLSQMMSVPKTTRVVSVFPGVAEPPEPGVKSWLAFNGDELAHFVDGKKVKSWAGVSGKDEFQDAKYQDMAAMGPIPEGKWDVKQKNHQKFNDLTMSEQATSWIGGGLRALKVDKILKKNIGKWPGGTVSWGDHRVWLKPAPGVETYNRSGFTIHGGWTPGSAGCIDLTDKMDDFADWFMKHGQDVPLYVKYGKNRK